The window ccactgtgactgacccaaacttaaggaaactttgactatgtacagactcagtgagcatagccttgctattgagaaaggccgctgtagacagacctggctctcaagagaagacaggctatgtgcacactgcccacaaaatgaggtggaaactgagctgcacttcctaacctcctgccaaatgtatgaccatattagacacatatttccctcagattacacagatccacaaagaattcaaaaacaaacccaattttgataaactcccatatctactgtgtgaaataccacagtatgccatcacagcagcaagatttgtgacctgtcgccacaagaaaaggtcaaccagtgaagagcaaacgccattgtaaatacaacccatatttatgcttattttttttcccttttgtactttaaccatttgcacattgttacaacactgtatatatacagtacatactatgacatttgtaatgtcttaattttttaaaaacttttgtgagtgtaatatttcctgttcatttttattgtttacttcttttttgtatattatctacttcacttgcattggcaatgttaacatatgtttcccctgccaataaagccccttgaattgaattgagaggcgGGGGAGTgggagatgtggagggaggggaggtatgtAGCGGCAGAGAGCACACTACAGGGTGGGGATTGGgggtcagagtgagagagacaggggagtgggagatgtggagggaggggaggtatgtAGCGGCAGAGAGCACACTACAGGGTGGGGTTTGGgggtcagagtgagagagacaggggagtgggagatgtggagggaggggaggtatgtAGCGGCAGAGAGCACACTACAGGGTGGGGTTTGGgggtcagagtgagagagacaggggagtgggagatgtagagggaggggaggtatgTAGCGGCAGAGAGCACACTACAGGGTGGGGTTtgggggtgagagtgagagagacaggggagtgggagatgtggagggagggggaggtatgtAGCGGCAGAGAGCACACTACAGGGTGGGGTTTGgggtcagagtgagagagacagggagtgggagatgtggagggaggggaggtatgtAGCGGCAGAGAGCACACTACAGGGTGGGGTTTGGgggtcagagtgagagagacagggagtgggagatgtggagggaggggaggtatgtAGCGGCAGAGAGCACACTACAGGGTGGGGATTGgggtcagagtgagagagacagggagtgggagatgtggagggaggggaggtatgtAGCGGCAGAGAGCACACTACAGGGTGGGGTTTGgggtcagagtgagagagacaggggagtgggagatgtggagggaggggaggtatgtAGCGGCAGAGAGCACACTACAGGGTGGGGTTtgggggtgagagtgagagagacaggggagtgggagatgtggagggaggggaggtatgtAGCGGCAGAGAGCACACTACAGGGTGGGGTTTGGGGGTCAgagtgagagaggcaggggagtgggagatgtagagggaggggaggtatgTAGCGGCAGAGAGCACACTACAGGGTGGGGTTTGGGGGTCAgagtgagagaggcaggggagtgggagatgtagagggaggggaggtatgTAGCGGCAGAGAGCACACTACAGGGTGGGGTTTGGgggtcagagtgagagagacaggggagtgggagatgtggagggaggggaggtatgtAGCGGCAGAGAGCACACTACAGGGTGGGGTTTGGgggtcagagtgagagagacaggggagtgggagatgtggagggaggggaggtatgtAGCGGCAGAGAGCACACTACAGGGTGGGGTTTGGgggtcagagtgagagagacaggggagtgggagatgtggagggaggggaggtatgtAGCGGCAGAGAGCACACTACAGGGTGGGGATtgggggtgagagtgagagagacaggggagtgggagatgtagagggaggggaggtatgTAGCGGGAGAGAGCACACTACAGGGTGGGGTTTGGgggtcagagtgagagagacaggggagtgggagatgtagagggaggggaggtatgTAGCGGGAGAGAGCACACTACAGGGTGGGGTTTGGgggtcagagtgagagagacaggggagtgggagatgtagagggaggggaggtatgTAGCGGGAGAGAGCACACTACAGGGTGGGGTTTGGGGGTCAGAGTGGGAGAGGCAGGGGAGTGGGAgatgtagagggaggggaggtatgTAGCGGGAGAGAGCACACTACAGGGTGGggtttgggggagagagagagacaggaagagtaGGAGAGCTGTATGTAGAGTAAAAGAAGGAGatgggaaggaagagagggagagctaagGATGGAATATGCTGTCTGTACTCTTCCAAGGACTAAGATCTTCCTCTCCTAGTCCAAGACTTCGCCCACTATCTTTTCTTCAATCCACCAAATTCACTCCAGACGTCCCCAATTCTCCAAGATTGTGATTCATTTCACCCCTACACTTCCCTCAGGCCCCTCcccaaattgtatttttttttatctctgtGAATACTGAACCAGTAAGGGCTAAATACTGAAAGTGACTGAGATATCTTGACTTTCACTATCACACCCAACTGTTCCCCATCGGTGTTGGATACAGCCTGTCAGAGAGGCTAGCTACTATAGTTGCATGTTATAAAGGAAACTAAATTACATTTTGATGGACGTTCCTCATCACAGTGTGAAaactgtgtgcctgtgtgtcttcCCAACCTCtcactcccttctcctctctcccccaccccttcctttcctctcactttgtctccccctcccttcatACCCCCATGTCCTCAAAAAGCATAACTACTATCTCTTTATGCATTGTGAGAAGCCAAAGTACATATTTTATTTCACCAAACAAAACCCCCAGGCGACAAGTTAGATATGGTACAAAAAGTTTATTCAGTAACAGTTTTGTAAACATTTGAGGTAAATTAACATTTACATCAACATGTTCTTACAAAAGTTCAGACATAAGGCACTTCTCTTCATAGACAGTGATTTCACAATGGGGTGTCTGGTCTGAGCATATCTAAATCTCCTTCCCTGCCTCACTGGCCAATGAAATCTCACTCCACGCCAGAGATTCCAAAAGTCCAACAAAATGTCAGTTTTCCGATGGGGTGGGGGGATGCCTGACACAACAATGGGGTATAACTTTAACCTAGCCAAACACCGCTCCTGTATTTTTTGGACAAAACAATCAACAAAGTAGCAATATTTTTTTCaaaatcattttttttgtaaTTGGTAATCTGGTAATTCTCTCATAAAAATAAATACTTTAGAAAATATTGAGACATCCTCTTTTTGAGATGTCCTTTGTTATTTCATCTTAGAACACCATTCTGTCTTAACTGTCCAGATCATTATCTACATGCTAAAGTGTCAACTTTAAACAATCGAAATGACAAGGTTATGAACAGAAATGATGAGTTAACAGTAACGTAACCTGTTTTCAACAACTCTTAACAGAGTTCTATTGGTGGCCATTTTAGATTTTCTCTCTTTGGTggacagtgtttttttttttattacaatgTCACAGCTCGATCCCATCACCTGGTGGCTTTTTtttaaacatactgtatgtgcatGGTATGTAAATGATTTGTGAGGCACTTTGGATTCTGTGTGTGTGGCAACGCAACTAACAGCAGACCCGATTCTCTAAGCATTTTAACACATCATACAGCAGAGCACAGCAACAGCCCATTCACAGTCTCGGTCTAAACCCTCTATCCCAAGATATACCCCAAtgtagagtttgtgtgtgtgtgtgtgtgtgtgtggagagagagaataaaagaaagagagaaaaggaaggaaggaaggacgagtgtgagggtaagggagggggagatagagagagaaatgggaacAAACAGCCTATCTACATTGTTGAAATGTACTGTAAGAATCACAACTTTCTGTTCTTACTTTAAATAGCAAAATTGAAGTGCCCCCTGCTTCTTGTTGCTTTATGGTAATAACCCCAGGTGGTGGTTGAATGATAACATATGATTTCATCATAACAAGGTCAAAGGTCAAGTGCTTGAGGGAGTCAGTTGTAGTGAGTTGTAGTTTCACAGTAACAGAATATACCATTGTTCAAAACATAAAGAGGTACAAAATGCAAAAGAGATTTGTCTAAAACATTGTTCGATAGCTATGATTTTTTCCTGAATGTTAGATGACAATAAAATGAATTAatttggagagagaaaaaacaggaaGCTTAAAAGAAATACAACTGCATGTTAAGAGCCATTGTCTGATTTAAAAAACTGGCAGGAGTTTAGGAAAATGATACGCAAATGCACATTCCTATTGATTTTGCTATTATGACTCAGTAACAAAGAATGAAATGTCATTGCCTTAAATAATACTCCTTATCTATCTATCTTCTAGCAATTCTATTGCCTACTCTCTCTAAGCACTATACTGAAACTTCCCATACTGACTACCAGTGGGGGCCTACAGTCTTAAATCTGCTGAATTTCTTTACGATGAGGACACACAAGTCTTTAACACACTGCAAACACAAGCATCAGTATGGGTTCTTTAGAAGTCATAATTCTATATGTATAATATACCCTGTATGTACTATGTAATATacttacatatatatattatttacccggATGTAACTGCCTAAATGTTGTTGTAGACATTGAAACAAGACTCTATAATATAtgtattgcacacacacacacacacacacacacacacacacacacacacacacacacacacacacacacacacacacacacacacacacacacacacacacacacacacacacacacacacacacatgcagaaacgtacagaaacacacacacacaaagcctgtGAAGCCTAAAGACCAACCTCAGGTTGGGATCGAGGTGGTAAAATAGGTTGAAGCTTCACACTAGTATGGCTACACACGACAGTAAACGGTAGGACGTTACCTTATGCACTGGTATTAACCTGGTATTTACTGGTACATTACATATTATCAGAGGGTACTTCATTGTTAACGACCTGGTACCAAAATGTGCCTAGTCGTGCTTGTTTTACAAGTAATTCACAAGGTATTATTGTGTGATTCACATGTCATTTGTAAGTAAATAGCAAGTCATTTTGAATAAAGTGCCACCCAGGTACcctatccccgtctctctccactccaccatACTGTCAGAGCGTCCCTCTCTTCATTCAGCTTAATAGGAAGGGTgagcatggaacagacagacgGCTAGCTacgaggcagacagacagacaccaggaAGAGACAGTAGGACACATCGGCTTCATCTTAAAGGGTCCATCacaagaaaagaaagagaaaggggggagagaaaaaaataaaggAAAGCGCAAACCCTCTTCTGATGTCTACCATCAAAGAATAAAGAAAACAGCAGAATTATATTCATCCGAAATGTTGCTAATGTCCCAAACGAGTTAGTCCAATATCTCTAATCCTTTCATGGCATCTGAGCTGCAaacagtgaatgtgtgtgttcccTCTCTACATACGTGTTGGCACCTCATAACGTTGAAGCACTAAGCTATGCCTCACCTCACCGAATGCATCTCCAGATAACGCAACTTCTGTAGAGAGTAATGTCAGGAGCATCTCAACTCCagagcccccccccctcccccctcccacaTCGCCTCTGTATTTCACACAACATTTGACACCTGAGCCTCAAAGATATATAATGTATAGAACCCAGAGGCGTTGGGGTGCGGTGGTGGATAGGGGTCTGCATGTGTTTGTATGTGATTGTGTGaaggtgtgtgagagtgtgtgtgtgtgtgtgtgtatgtgttacacGGCAAGGTCGTCGGGCCGGGCTCGGACACTGCTGGTCTTGCTGGCCCTGCTCAGCCTGCGGGCGTCCGCCGCTATGAAAATGGGCGGCTCGTGCATCTCCACCCGGGTCACGGGGACATCATCAACGTGCGTCAGTGGCAGCGCCGCCTCCATTTCCTCTTCTTCCTGCTGCTGGTGCTCCTCACTCCTTCTCGATTCCCCCAGCGGGAGGGTGGAGGAACGGGAGTCGGGGATAAGAGGGGCAGTGTCCGGTGGAGAGGGTGACTGCTCCTGgtcagaggaggtgggggaggaggaggagggtggcggagaaggggaggagggaagaggagggtaggaggaggaCATGGCAGCATCCAGGGTCTGCAGTTCCATGGCCATGTTGGCCCAGTTCTGCTCCATGGACTGCTGCTGGCCACTGCCCTCACTGTTGTAGAAGGATGTAGGAGGAGCCTCCAGCAGGAAGTCTTCATGGAAAGGGTCCATCTTGAGTTCTGCCGCCGCTGCCTGCTGCTCGGATAAAGCGTCCGTGGCGTTTGCCTGCTCGTTGGGCAGGTACACCACGTTCACGCCACCGTACGCGGGCAGGCAGTTGAGAGCCGGGTGGGCGATCCCCTCCTGGATCATGTTGGACTCCACCGCCTCGTCTCTGGCCAGGGGGAGCGCCATTCTGTCGGGCGCAAACTCGTTGCTGACCCCCTGCTTCACCTTCTTCCATCCCAGGTGGTATATCTCCAGCAGGTTGAGTAGCAGGGAGACGCAGGCTACCACCAGCATGAAGATGATGAAGATGGTCTTCTCTGTGGGGCGTGAGATGAAGCAGTCAACCGTGTTGGGGCAGGGCCAGCGACCACACTTATACAGGGGGCTGAGCTGGAAGCCATACAGGAAGTACTGACCCAGGATGAAGCCCACTTCGAACAGCGTCTTGAAGATGATGTTGAACACGTATGTGCGCAGGAGAGCCCCCCGGATGCGGATTTTACCGTGCTCGTCTCTGATTGGGGGCTTCTCctttttccctcctcctcctccgttcctGTACAGagggtctctctcctcctggtgcCGGCTGGCCTTccgctgctcctcctccttctcccggTGTTTCTCCTCCATGCGGACAATGTGCAGCACGTGTCCCAGGTAGATCAAGGTGGGCGTGGACACGAAGATAATCTGCAGCACCCAGAAGCGGATGTGCGAGATGGGGAAGGCTTCGTCGTAGCACACGTTCTCGCAACCGGGCTGCTGCGTGTTGCAGGTGAAGTCCGACTGCTCGTCACCCCACACTTCCTCCGCAGCCGCCCCCAGGACCAGGATACGAAAGATGAAGAGGACTGTCAGCCACACCTGGACACAAGGGACATGACGCCACATAAGAGGGCATAAGGGGCTATATACACCAGGAATAAAAGGGTCAATCAATCAAATAACTGTATCAATGTATCAATGTATCAATCAGTCACCTTGCCAATCACGGTGGAGTGTTCTTGAGCGTTCTCCAGCAGCCGCCCCAGAAAGCTCCAGTCACCCATGCTTCACACGATTTCtagcctggggagagagagcacagcctggGATGAGTAGCAACTGGGTGAGGCCTGGGTGGGGAGAGGCTGGGGGaatggctgggggagagaggtggggagagaggaggggagaggctggaggagagaggttgGGTGAAGCAGGAGAGAGGTgcagatagagaggtagaggaaagCTGGAAAGCTGGAGATAGGTGGGAGCAACAGAGATGGAATAGGGCTGTGTAGGCACCGACTGgggatgagagggaagagagaggtggggagagaacacacacagaatgagAGAGCATAGgccagggagagggggagcacAGGCACGGGTGAGTAACAACTGAGAGGATAAGAAAACAGGAAAGGGAGGTGGGAAAATGAGAGAAGGGGACATGAGAGAAGAGGGGAATAAAAACTTTGAATGAAAATGTACAGGTTCAGAAACCAAAACAAACATTGACCTCTGGTTTGAAGCCAAAATATTACAAAATATTACTGTCATATTATGCACACACATTGTATCCATCCTATGCACTTTCTGCTCCCGACATCACTCTGTGAAGTCACACAATCTCTCAGTCAAAGCCAATGCGTTTGGCACTGAAGGAGGCAGCCGGGTTGCATTTAGGAGGCGGCATGATTCTTGTTCTACGTAAAGGATACATATCTGTTCTAATATATTTCTATCTGGAGGTTCTGTAATGTGGCATCCCACTCAGCACAGCCCAGAACAGCTGTGGAGACCACCGAACAACCACCCTCAGACACAGGATGGACGCCATCGAGTCAGTCATACGGGACTAGCAAGCTGCCGTGATCACTTTCCCTCTCGACCGGCCACATACTTCTCTAATACATTCTCTAATCACAGTACTGGAGACTGAGGTTAAACGTGCCAATAAAAAATCCTGAGCACCACCATTGTGCTTCTTACAGGCCTACTAGAATCATTAGCAGCAATTCAAAGGAACATTTTTCCCAGTGCTGACATTTTACAGTTGTATCAATTTCAAATCAGCTACAATTGAGAATCTAGTGCCCACGGCAACTTTTAAACACATTGCAAAGCAGACGA is drawn from Oncorhynchus keta strain PuntledgeMale-10-30-2019 chromosome 37, Oket_V2, whole genome shotgun sequence and contains these coding sequences:
- the LOC118370328 gene encoding gap junction alpha-3 protein-like codes for the protein MGDWSFLGRLLENAQEHSTVIGKVWLTVLFIFRILVLGAAAEEVWGDEQSDFTCNTQQPGCENVCYDEAFPISHIRFWVLQIIFVSTPTLIYLGHVLHIVRMEEKHREKEEEQRKASRHQEERDPLYRNGGGGGKKEKPPIRDEHGKIRIRGALLRTYVFNIIFKTLFEVGFILGQYFLYGFQLSPLYKCGRWPCPNTVDCFISRPTEKTIFIIFMLVVACVSLLLNLLEIYHLGWKKVKQGVSNEFAPDRMALPLARDEAVESNMIQEGIAHPALNCLPAYGGVNVVYLPNEQANATDALSEQQAAAAELKMDPFHEDFLLEAPPTSFYNSEGSGQQQSMEQNWANMAMELQTLDAAMSSSYPPLPSSPSPPPSSSSPTSSDQEQSPSPPDTAPLIPDSRSSTLPLGESRRSEEHQQQEEEEMEAALPLTHVDDVPVTRVEMHEPPIFIAADARRLSRASKTSSVRARPDDLAV